From Streptomyces sp. NBC_00775, one genomic window encodes:
- a CDS encoding branched-chain amino acid ABC transporter substrate-binding protein: MRQRSLVILTSVLTTGALTLTACGSRDDSGDSKSSKKTEIIIGVDAPLTGQNSATGLGIQGGVQIAVDDANKNNTVPGVTFKVEAHDDKAIPAQGQSNATGLVQNEKVLGVVGPLNSGVATQMQQVFATANLVEISPSNTAPELTQGKNWQTSKSRPFKTYFRTATTDALQGGFAADYAYNTLKKRKVFVVDDKQTYGAGLAKLFKAGFTKAGGKVAGEDHVNTGDTDFSALVTKIKNSKADLVYYGGQYDESEKLTKQLKDGGAKIPLFGGDGMFTPTYIETAGKTSEGDLVTSVGQPVDSLPSAADFIKKYKASGLKGDYGTYGGYSYDAATAIIKAIGNVVKDGKIPTDARAKIVAEVQKTKFDGIAGPVSFDEYGDTTNKQLTVYQVVDGKWKAVKSGTFNG, from the coding sequence GTGCGACAGCGTTCTTTGGTCATACTCACTTCCGTGCTCACCACAGGAGCACTCACGCTGACCGCCTGCGGCTCGCGCGACGACAGCGGAGACAGCAAAAGCAGCAAGAAGACCGAGATCATCATCGGCGTGGACGCGCCGCTGACCGGTCAGAACTCCGCCACCGGCCTTGGCATCCAGGGCGGCGTCCAGATCGCCGTCGACGACGCCAACAAGAACAACACTGTCCCCGGCGTGACCTTCAAGGTCGAGGCGCACGACGACAAGGCCATCCCGGCCCAGGGCCAGTCGAACGCCACCGGACTCGTCCAGAACGAGAAGGTCCTCGGCGTGGTCGGCCCGCTGAACTCCGGCGTCGCCACCCAGATGCAGCAGGTCTTCGCCACCGCCAACCTGGTCGAGATCTCGCCGTCCAACACGGCCCCCGAGCTCACCCAGGGCAAGAACTGGCAGACCTCGAAGTCGCGTCCCTTCAAGACGTACTTCCGCACCGCCACCACCGACGCCCTCCAGGGCGGCTTCGCTGCCGACTACGCCTACAACACCCTGAAGAAGCGCAAGGTGTTCGTGGTCGACGACAAGCAGACCTACGGCGCCGGCCTGGCCAAGCTCTTCAAGGCCGGCTTCACCAAGGCCGGCGGCAAGGTCGCCGGCGAGGACCACGTCAACACCGGCGACACCGACTTCTCGGCCCTCGTCACCAAGATCAAGAACTCCAAGGCCGACCTCGTCTACTACGGCGGCCAGTACGACGAGTCCGAGAAGCTCACCAAGCAGCTCAAGGACGGCGGAGCCAAGATCCCGCTCTTCGGCGGTGACGGCATGTTCACCCCGACCTACATCGAGACCGCCGGCAAGACCTCCGAAGGCGACCTCGTCACCTCCGTCGGCCAGCCCGTCGACTCCCTGCCCTCCGCCGCCGACTTCATCAAGAAGTACAAGGCCTCCGGCCTCAAGGGCGACTACGGCACCTACGGCGGCTACTCCTACGACGCCGCCACCGCCATCATCAAGGCCATCGGCAACGTCGTGAAGGACGGCAAGATCCCCACCGACGCCCGCGCCAAGATCGTCGCCGAAGTCCAGAAGACCAAGTTCGACGGCATCGCCGGCCCCGTCTCCTTCGACGAGTACGGCGACACCACCAACAAGCAGCTCACCGTCTACCAGGTCGTCGACGGCAAGTGGAAGGCCGTCAAGAGCGGCACGTTCAACGGCTAA
- a CDS encoding PaaI family thioesterase has translation MGEQHTVKFPQEVLDEYAALGVDLPALFSAGHLGTRMGVQIIEASADRVVGTMPVEGNTQPYGLLHGGASAVLAETIGSVGAMLHGGSSKIAVGVDLNCTHHRGARSGLVTGVATPVHRGRTSATYEIAITDEDGKRVCSARLTCVLKDAPKS, from the coding sequence ATGGGCGAGCAGCACACCGTGAAGTTCCCGCAAGAGGTCCTCGACGAGTACGCCGCCCTCGGCGTCGACCTGCCCGCGCTCTTCTCCGCGGGCCACCTCGGCACCCGCATGGGCGTGCAGATCATCGAGGCCTCCGCCGACCGCGTCGTGGGCACCATGCCGGTCGAGGGCAACACCCAGCCCTACGGCCTGCTGCACGGAGGCGCCTCCGCCGTCCTCGCCGAGACCATCGGCTCCGTCGGCGCCATGCTCCACGGCGGCAGCTCCAAGATCGCCGTGGGCGTCGACCTGAACTGCACGCACCACCGCGGAGCCCGCTCCGGCCTGGTCACCGGCGTGGCCACACCCGTACACCGGGGGCGCACCTCGGCGACGTACGAGATCGCCATCACCGACGAGGACGGCAAGCGCGTCTGCAGCGCCCGCCTCACCTGCGTCCTCAAGGACGCCCCCAAGAGCTGA
- a CDS encoding FdhF/YdeP family oxidoreductase — MASKPPKSDPVQDAPQVTEPKHAAAGLPAIGHTLRIAQQQMGVRRTALTLLRVNQKDGFDCPGCAWPEPEHRHAAEFCENGAKAVAEEATLRRVTPDFFAAHSVTDLATRSGYWLGQQGRLTHPMYLAEGADHYEPVPWERAFDIVAEELAALGSPDEALFYTSGRTSNEAAFLYQLFARELGTNNLPDCSNMCHESSGSALSETIGIGKGSVSLDDLYKADLIIVAGQNPGTNHPRMLSALEKAKSNGAKIITVNPLPEAGLGRFKNPQTPQGMIKGAALTDLFLQIRLGGDQALFRLLNKLVLDTEGAVDEEFIAEHTHGYEEFAAAARAADWDETLTATGLTREKIDEALRMVLASQRTIVCWAMGLTQHKHAVPTIREVVNLLLLRGNIGRPGAGVCPVRGHSNVQGDRTMGIFERPAPAFLDALEKEFGFAPPRGHGYDVVRAIGALRDGEAKVFFAMGGNFVAASPDTEVTEAAMRRARLTVHVSTKLNRSHVITGARALILPTLGRTERDLQGSGEQFVTVEDSMGMVHASRGRLEPASGQLLSEPAIVARLARRVLGDGSRTPWEEFEKDYATIRDRIARVIPGFEDFNARIADPAGFALPHAPRDERRFPTATGKANFTAAPVEYPKLPEGRLLLQTLRSHDQYNTTIYGLDDRYRGIKNGRRVVLVNPEDARELKLADGSYVDLVSEWKDGVERRAPGFRVVHYPTALGCAAAYYPETNVLVPLDATADTSNTPASKSVVVRLEQSATD; from the coding sequence ATGGCCAGCAAGCCGCCGAAAAGCGATCCGGTTCAGGACGCGCCGCAGGTCACCGAGCCGAAGCACGCCGCGGCCGGGCTGCCCGCCATCGGCCACACCCTGCGCATCGCGCAGCAGCAGATGGGCGTGCGCCGCACCGCGCTCACCCTCCTGCGCGTCAACCAGAAAGACGGCTTCGACTGCCCGGGCTGCGCCTGGCCCGAGCCGGAGCACCGGCACGCGGCGGAGTTCTGCGAGAACGGCGCGAAGGCGGTCGCCGAGGAGGCCACCCTGCGCCGGGTCACCCCGGACTTCTTCGCCGCGCACTCGGTCACCGACCTCGCGACCCGCAGCGGCTACTGGCTGGGCCAGCAGGGCCGCCTCACGCACCCCATGTACCTGGCGGAAGGCGCCGACCACTACGAACCGGTGCCCTGGGAGCGGGCCTTCGACATCGTCGCCGAGGAACTGGCCGCACTCGGATCCCCCGACGAGGCCCTCTTCTACACCTCGGGCCGCACCAGCAACGAGGCCGCGTTCCTCTACCAGTTGTTCGCCCGCGAGCTCGGCACGAACAATCTGCCGGACTGCTCGAACATGTGCCACGAGTCGTCGGGTTCCGCCCTCTCCGAGACCATCGGCATCGGCAAGGGCAGCGTCTCCCTCGACGACCTCTACAAGGCGGACCTGATCATCGTCGCCGGGCAGAACCCCGGCACGAACCACCCGCGCATGCTCTCCGCCCTGGAGAAGGCCAAGTCCAACGGCGCGAAGATCATCACGGTCAATCCGCTGCCCGAGGCGGGCCTCGGACGCTTCAAGAACCCGCAGACCCCCCAGGGCATGATCAAGGGCGCCGCCCTCACCGACCTGTTCCTGCAGATCCGCCTCGGCGGCGACCAGGCCCTCTTCCGCCTCCTCAACAAGCTCGTCCTCGACACGGAGGGCGCGGTCGACGAGGAGTTCATCGCCGAACACACCCACGGGTACGAGGAGTTCGCGGCCGCCGCCCGCGCCGCCGACTGGGACGAGACGCTCACCGCGACCGGCCTCACCCGCGAGAAGATCGACGAGGCCCTCCGCATGGTCCTCGCCTCCCAGCGCACCATCGTGTGCTGGGCGATGGGCCTCACCCAGCACAAGCACGCCGTGCCGACGATCCGCGAAGTCGTCAACCTCCTGCTGCTGCGCGGCAACATCGGCCGCCCCGGCGCGGGCGTCTGCCCCGTCCGCGGCCACTCGAACGTGCAGGGCGACCGCACGATGGGCATCTTCGAGCGCCCCGCCCCGGCCTTCCTCGACGCCCTGGAGAAGGAGTTCGGGTTCGCCCCGCCGCGCGGGCACGGCTACGACGTCGTACGGGCCATCGGCGCGCTGCGCGACGGCGAGGCGAAGGTCTTCTTCGCGATGGGCGGCAACTTCGTCGCCGCGTCGCCCGACACCGAGGTGACGGAGGCGGCCATGCGCCGCGCCCGCCTCACCGTGCACGTGTCGACGAAGCTGAACCGCTCGCACGTGATCACGGGCGCACGTGCCCTGATCCTGCCGACCCTCGGCCGCACCGAGCGCGACCTCCAGGGCAGCGGCGAGCAGTTCGTGACCGTCGAGGACTCCATGGGCATGGTGCACGCCTCACGCGGCCGCCTGGAGCCCGCGAGCGGCCAACTGCTGTCCGAGCCCGCCATCGTGGCCCGGCTCGCCCGCCGCGTGCTCGGCGACGGCTCCCGCACCCCCTGGGAGGAGTTCGAGAAGGACTACGCGACGATCCGCGACCGCATCGCGCGCGTGATCCCCGGCTTCGAGGACTTCAACGCGCGCATCGCCGACCCGGCGGGCTTCGCGCTCCCGCACGCCCCGCGCGACGAACGCCGCTTCCCGACGGCCACCGGAAAGGCCAACTTCACCGCCGCGCCCGTCGAGTACCCCAAGCTCCCCGAGGGCCGCCTGCTGCTGCAGACCCTGCGCTCGCACGACCAGTACAACACCACCATCTACGGCCTGGACGACCGCTACAGAGGGATCAAGAACGGCCGCCGGGTCGTGCTCGTCAACCCCGAGGACGCACGCGAACTGAAGCTCGCGGACGGCTCGTACGTCGACCTGGTCAGCGAGTGGAAGGACGGCGTCGAGCGGCGCGCGCCCGGCTTCCGCGTCGTGCACTACCCGACCGCCCTGGGCTGCGCGGCCGCGTACTACCCGGAGACCAACGTCCTGGTCCCGCTGGACGCGACCGCCGACACCAGCAACACCCCTGCCAGCAAGTCCGTCGTCGTGCGTCTGGAACAATCGGCAACCGACTGA